The window GCCGAGCTGGTGCGGCAGAAGCTCAAGATCGGCGGCGTGCTGCACATGGCCACCGACTGGGAGCCCTATGCCGAGCACATGCTCGAAGTCATGCAGGCGGCGCCCGGCTACCGCAACCTGGCCGCCGATGGGCGCTGGGTCGAGCGCCCCTCCGAACGGCCGATCACCAAGTTCGAGCGCCGCGGCGAGCGCCTCGGTCACGGTGTCTGGGACCTCAAGTTCGCGCGCATCGACTGAGAACCTGTTTACGATCTGCTGCGCGTCGGCCATACGGCGTTGAAGTCAGGCTCAGAAAGCCGCTTGCGGCTAACGCACTTCAGTGCGGCCCCGGAGGGGTGAGCGAAGCGAGTCATGCTCATTTACAACTCGTAAACTCCGCTTCTTCGCCCGATTTATGCGCTGACGCTCGCCCTGCGGGCCAGCCTGCGGCTGTTACTCCCGTTGGTCGTTGCGCCTTTGTCTGGCTCTAGCTCGCGAGATCGTAAACAGGTTCTGAGCCAGAAGCGGCTCTAGCACGCGCTTTTGCGCCGCGGCGCAAGGCGGCGCGGCCGCGCAGGCTGTAAGATGCGCCCCCGCACGGAAGCACCATCAGACCGGCCCCAGCCGGCGCCAGGAAGGCTCCTCACCTCAAAGCAAAAATAAGCCGGCCCGCCAGGGCTTTCCGGCCATTTCGCGATGCGTGCGTGTCGCAACGAGAGGAGTTCGTTGTGTTGAGAAGTTTCGCAGTTCTGCTGCTGGCGCTGAGCGCGGCGCAGGTTCAGGCCAAGGTCGATAACCAGCAGGCCAGCCGCCTCGATCAGGACCTCACCCCGCTGGGCGGCGAGCGCGCCGGCAATGCCGCCGGCAGCATTCCCGCCTGGGACGGCGGTCTGGCCGCGCCGATCGCGGGTTACCAGGCGGGCAAGCACCACCCCGATCCCTACGCCGGCGATGCCGTGCTGTACCGGGTCAGCGCCGCCAATCTGGAGCAGTACCGGGCGCTGCTGCCGCCGGGCCTGCAGACCCTGCTGAAGAGCCATCCCGACTACTCCCTGCGGGTCATGCCCAGCCATCGCAGCGCCGCGGCGCCGCCGCGCATCTATGCCGCCACCCGCTTCAATGCCGTCAACGCCGAGCTGATCTCCGGCGGCAACGGCGTGCAGGGCGCCGCCGCCGGGATTCCCTTCCCGCTGCCGCAGAGCGGCCAGGAGGCGATCTGGAACCACGTCATGCGCTACCGCGGCGAGCAGATTCACCTGGTCACCAACCAGGCGGCGGTGCTCGCCAGCGGCGACTACAACCTGCTCAAGCTCGAGCGCGACATCTATTTCCTCTACGGCCGCGACGGCATAGCGCCGAAGGACCTGGACAACACCCTGTTCTATTACAAGTACAAGGTGGCGGCGCCGGCAAAGCTCGCCGGCTCGGCGCTGGTGGTGCAGGAGACCCTCGACCAGGTGCTGTCGATCCGCAAGGCCTGGCGCTTCAACCGTGGCGAGCGGCGCGTGCGTCGTCTGCCGATGCTGGCCTTCGACACCCTGCAGCCGGACACCAACGGCATGGCCACCGCCGACATGGTCGATTCCTACAACGGCGCGCCGGATCGTTACGACTGGACGCTGGTCGGCAAGCAGGAAATGCTGGTGCCCTACAACAGCTATGCGGTGCACCAACAGGGCATCGCCTACAATAAGATCCTTCAGCGCCACAGCATCAACCCCGAGCTGCTGCGCTACGAGTTGCACCGCGTCTGGGTGGTCGAGGCGCAGCTGCGCACCGGCTTCAGCCATCCCTATGCCAAGCGGCGTTTCTATCTGGACGAGGACAGTTGGCAGATTCTCGCCGTCGATCTCTACGACAAGCACGGCGAGCTGATCGGCCTGCAGGAAAGCCATCCGATCAGCTACTACGACATGCCGATGTTCGGCAGCACCCTGGAGACCATCTACGACTTCGCGGGTGGCCGCTACTTCGCCGATGGCCTCGACAACAACGAGCCGATGTACGACTTCCAGGCCCCGCTCGGCCCGCGCGACTTCACCCCGCAGGCGCTGCGCCGGGAAGGCAACTGAGTCTGCCGCCCAAGAAAAAACCGCCTTCTGGCGGTTTTTTTAGGCCTGCCTACCAGCCGCCTCGTGGGCAGACTCAATCGACCAGTTCGGCAGCGACTATGGTCGGCTCCGGCAGGGCGGCGGGAGCCGGGCTGATCTGCAGGCAGGTCGCCATCCACCTCGATGCTGAGAAACGGCGATTCCAGTTGCTTACGCAGGCCACGGGCGATGCTTACCGGATCGTTGCTCTGCTCCGGGAAGCGCAGGGTCAGGTGCAGAAGTACAGGTACAGGTGTTTGAGTGGCTGCATGCGGGCTCCTTGGCTGGGCGACAGCCAGGGAGCCGTCTGCCTAATTACGGTCGGCGATCACGCCGATCATGAAGAAGACCAGTAGCAGCACCGGCGCCAGGGTGTAGTTATTAAAATAGCCCAGGCCCTTGGCCAGCCAGGGGGTGAGGAAGATCATCGCCAGGCCGTAGCCGACCGCGCAGAGCAGCACGAACAGCAGGGTGCGGAAGATGAAGTTGAGGCCGCCGATGCGTTGCTGCAGCCAGGCGTTGATGCCGGGGCCGAACAGCACCAGCAGGGTGGCCATGATCGCCAGGGCGATGTCGGACAGATGGCCGCGGCTCCAGCGCGACAGGGTGGCGATCAGGTCGAGTAGCAGGTCCATGCGAGTCCTTAGCTCTTAGCTCAAAAAGAGTTGCAACAGATCGTTGAGAAACAGCTGACCCTTGGCGGTGGCGACCAGGCGCTGCGGGTCGGCCTGCAGCAGGCCGCGCTGTTCGGCCTCGCGGCGCGCGCCGGCCAGTGACGCCAGCGGCAGGCCGGTGCGCTCAGTGAACAGCGGCGCCGGTGCGCCGTCGCTGAGGCGCAGCACATTCATGAGAAATTCGAACGGCAGCTCTTCCGTGCCGAGCAGGCGTTCGCCGGCCTGGAAGCGCTTGCCCGGGTCGAGGTAGTCCTTCGGCAGGCGGGTCTTCCAACTGCGGCGGATCTGTCCGTCCGGGCTACTCAGCTTGGCGTGGGCGCCGGCGCCGATGCCGAGGAAGTCGCCGAAGCTCCAGTAGTTGAGGTTGTGTCGTGCCTGGCGGCCGGCCTGGGCGTAGGCCGAGACCTCGTACTGGGCGTAGCCGTGTTCGGCGAGCAGGGCCTGGCCGGCCTCCTGGATGTCCCAGAGGATGTCGTCCTCCGGCAACGCCGGCGGCTGGTTCCAGAACACCGTGTTCGGCTCCAGGGTCAGCTGGTACCAGGACAGGTGGGTCGGCACTTGGGCGATGGCGGTGCACAGGTCGGCCAGGGCGTCTTCGACCGTCTGTCCGGGCAGGCCGTGCATCAGGTCGAGGTTGAAGTTGTCGAAGCCGGCGGCGCGCGCCATGTCGGCGGCGCGGATCGCCTCGGCGCCGTCGTGGATGCGCCCGAGCGCCTTGAGTTGGGCTTCCTGGAAACTCTGGATGCCGATCGACAGGCGATTGATGCCGAGCCGGCGATAGGCGCTGAACTTGGCCTGCTCGAAGGTGCCGGGGTTGGCCTCCAGGGTGATCTCGATGTCGGCGGCGAAGCGTATCCGCTGCTCGACGCCCTCCAGCAGACGGCCGAGGGCTTCGGCGCTGAACAGGCTGGGGGTGCCGCCGCCGAAGAAGATCGAGGTCAATTCACGGCCGTGGACCTGGGCCAGATCCTGGTCGAGATCGGCGAGCAGGGCGTCGACGTAGGCGGCCTCCGGCAGCTCGGGGCCGGCGGCGTGGGAGTTGAAGTCGCAGTACGGGCATTTGCGCACGCACCAGGGGATGTGGATGTACAGCGCCAGCGGCGGCAGCCGAAAACCCTGGGCGTCCTGCTGAAGCGTCGCGTCCGGCGAGCTGGTGAGCGTGTTCATAACCCCAGCCGCTGCTTGAGCTGCGCCATGGCGCGGGCGCGGTGGCTCAGCTGGTTCTTCTCGGCGGGGCTCAGCTCGGCGCTCGAACAGTCGCGTTCGGGCACCCAGAACAGCGGGTCGTAGCCGAAGCCGTGCTCGCCGCGCGCGGCAGGCAGGATGCGCCCGTGCCAGAGGCCTTCGCAGAGGATCGGCAGGGGGTCGTCGGCATGTCGCAGCAGGGCCAGGGCGCAGACGAACTGGGCGCCGCGCTCGGCATCCGGCACGTCCCGCAAGGCTTCGAGCAGCTTGGCGTTGTTGGCCGCATCGCCCTGGCCATCGGCGTAACGCGCCGAGTAGATGCCGGGGGCGCCGCCGAGATGGTCCACCGCCAGCCCGGAGTCGTCGGCCAGCGCCGGCAGGCCGGACACCCGCGCGGCATGGCGGGCCTTGAGGATGGCGTTTTCGACGAAGGAGAGACCGGTTTCTTCCGGCTCGTGGTCGCTGAACTCGGCGACCGAGCGCACGCGGATGGCATCGCCGAGCATGGCTTGCAGTTCTTTCAGTTTGCCGGCGTTGTGGCTGGCCAGCACCAGTTGGGTGAACGGGATCATGGGTCGGGGAAAAATTCCTGGCTGAAGTCGAGGCTGTTGGTCGCGCCGTCGCCGACCTGCACCTTGACGTTGAAACGCAGCACTTCCTGCTGGTCGAAGGGGAACTGCGCCAGGTAGTAGATGGCGCCGCCTTCGGTGACCTGCTTGAAGCTCAGCGGCCGCGCCTTGCCGAGCAGGTCGGTGACCGCGCCGCTGACCGTCGCGGTACTGGCCCTGCCGGCCTTGAGCACGGCGATGTTGAGCACGCCCTGATTCTTGCCGCGGGTCAGGCCGGTGGCGCTGGCGATCTCCGGCTGCAGGAAGCTGGAGTTGAAGGCGCTGTAATGCACATCCAGATCGCCGAAGCTTTGCTTGCGCTCGGCCAGGGCCGGCAGGGCCAGGCACAGGGCGCAGAGGAACAGGGCGAAGCGACGCATGGTGGATCTCCTCATGAGGGTCAGACGGCGATGCGGTGATCCAGCACGCCGGGACCGCTGACGCGATAGATGCCGATCTCACCTAACAGATTAGGCCAAAGCCGGCTGGCCAAGCCGTCGCGGTGCTGCTGGTCGACCGCCAGGCGCTCGAGCACCCGCACCTGGCGTTCGCGGCACAGCGCCTCGAAGTCCTTGAAGGTGCAGAAGTGGATGTTCGGCGTGTTGTACCAGGTGTAGGGCAGGAACTCCGACACCGGCATCCGCCCGTTGCGCGCCAGGTACCAGCGGCAGCGCCAGTGGCCGAAGTTGGGGAAGGTGATGATGCAGGTCTTGCCGACCCGCAGCATCTCTTCGAGGATCCGGTCCGGGTAGTGCACGGCCTGCAGGGCCTGGGTCATCACCACCACGTCGAAGCTGTTGCTGGCGAAGTTGCCGAGGCCCTCGTCGAGGTTCTGCTCGATGACGTTGACGCCCTTGTCGATGCACTGGGCGATGTTGGCCGGGTCGATTTCCAGGCCGTAGCCCGTGACCTGCTTGTGCTCGCGCAGCCAGGCCAGCAGTTCGCCGTTGCCGCAGCCGAGGTCGAGCACGCGGCTGCCGGCGGGGATCCAGTCTTGGATGATTTCCAGATCGGCACGCATGGGTTACACCAGAATCCTGTTCATGTAGCTGCTGAAGGCCTGCAGATAGCGCGGGATCGGTATCAGGAAGGCGTCGTGGCCCTGCGGCGCGTCGATTTCCAGGTACGACACGTTCTTGCGCGCCGCCAGCAGGGCGTCGACGATTTCCCGCGAACGCGCCGGCGAGAAGCGCCAGTCGGTGGTGAAGGACATCACGCAGAAGTCCGCCTGCGCCGCCG is drawn from Pseudomonas cavernae and contains these coding sequences:
- a CDS encoding DUF1329 domain-containing protein, translating into MLRSFAVLLLALSAAQVQAKVDNQQASRLDQDLTPLGGERAGNAAGSIPAWDGGLAAPIAGYQAGKHHPDPYAGDAVLYRVSAANLEQYRALLPPGLQTLLKSHPDYSLRVMPSHRSAAAPPRIYAATRFNAVNAELISGGNGVQGAAAGIPFPLPQSGQEAIWNHVMRYRGEQIHLVTNQAAVLASGDYNLLKLERDIYFLYGRDGIAPKDLDNTLFYYKYKVAAPAKLAGSALVVQETLDQVLSIRKAWRFNRGERRVRRLPMLAFDTLQPDTNGMATADMVDSYNGAPDRYDWTLVGKQEMLVPYNSYAVHQQGIAYNKILQRHSINPELLRYELHRVWVVEAQLRTGFSHPYAKRRFYLDEDSWQILAVDLYDKHGELIGLQESHPISYYDMPMFGSTLETIYDFAGGRYFADGLDNNEPMYDFQAPLGPRDFTPQALRREGN
- a CDS encoding DUF3392 domain-containing protein codes for the protein MDLLLDLIATLSRWSRGHLSDIALAIMATLLVLFGPGINAWLQQRIGGLNFIFRTLLFVLLCAVGYGLAMIFLTPWLAKGLGYFNNYTLAPVLLLVFFMIGVIADRN
- the hemW gene encoding radical SAM family heme chaperone HemW; the protein is MNTLTSSPDATLQQDAQGFRLPPLALYIHIPWCVRKCPYCDFNSHAAGPELPEAAYVDALLADLDQDLAQVHGRELTSIFFGGGTPSLFSAEALGRLLEGVEQRIRFAADIEITLEANPGTFEQAKFSAYRRLGINRLSIGIQSFQEAQLKALGRIHDGAEAIRAADMARAAGFDNFNLDLMHGLPGQTVEDALADLCTAIAQVPTHLSWYQLTLEPNTVFWNQPPALPEDDILWDIQEAGQALLAEHGYAQYEVSAYAQAGRQARHNLNYWSFGDFLGIGAGAHAKLSSPDGQIRRSWKTRLPKDYLDPGKRFQAGERLLGTEELPFEFLMNVLRLSDGAPAPLFTERTGLPLASLAGARREAEQRGLLQADPQRLVATAKGQLFLNDLLQLFLS
- the rdgB gene encoding RdgB/HAM1 family non-canonical purine NTP pyrophosphatase — its product is MIPFTQLVLASHNAGKLKELQAMLGDAIRVRSVAEFSDHEPEETGLSFVENAILKARHAARVSGLPALADDSGLAVDHLGGAPGIYSARYADGQGDAANNAKLLEALRDVPDAERGAQFVCALALLRHADDPLPILCEGLWHGRILPAARGEHGFGYDPLFWVPERDCSSAELSPAEKNQLSHRARAMAQLKQRLGL
- a CDS encoding DUF4426 domain-containing protein, whose amino-acid sequence is MRRFALFLCALCLALPALAERKQSFGDLDVHYSAFNSSFLQPEIASATGLTRGKNQGVLNIAVLKAGRASTATVSGAVTDLLGKARPLSFKQVTEGGAIYYLAQFPFDQQEVLRFNVKVQVGDGATNSLDFSQEFFPDP
- the metW gene encoding methionine biosynthesis protein MetW, with protein sequence MRADLEIIQDWIPAGSRVLDLGCGNGELLAWLREHKQVTGYGLEIDPANIAQCIDKGVNVIEQNLDEGLGNFASNSFDVVVMTQALQAVHYPDRILEEMLRVGKTCIITFPNFGHWRCRWYLARNGRMPVSEFLPYTWYNTPNIHFCTFKDFEALCRERQVRVLERLAVDQQHRDGLASRLWPNLLGEIGIYRVSGPGVLDHRIAV